A genomic region of Christiangramia sp. OXR-203 contains the following coding sequences:
- a CDS encoding PIG-L family deacetylase: protein MRKILFALFLLGFTFSNAQAPEKWSSSDIYSEIKKLNFLGSVLYVAAHPDDENTRLISHFSNEVNARTAYLSLTRGDGGQNLVGPELREQLGMIRTQELLAARNIDGGEQFFTRANDFGYSKTPSETLEIWNKNEVLSDVVWIIRKFRPDVIINRFDHRTPGSTHGHHTSSAMLSVEAFELAGDTNKYQDQLELVDTYAPKRLFFNTSPWFYGGAEAFKEADKSRFLTFDTGTYFPLKGLSNPEIASLSRSQHKSQGFGSTGSRGKQMEYIELIKGEMPTDDSNIFDGIDTSWNRIQGGNEIGAILYKVQEKFNFEDPSKSLPELLKAYNLIQDLQDKHWREIKTRQIKDIIYASSGLYLEAIADRSSVTPSEEVNIKLEAINRSSAQVKLISVELVPNNTKIEPAESLNNNSSWNENLEFRLPGNADFTNPYWLKSEGSIGMYKVDDQNLRGLPQTPLQNKAIFNLEINGEPITFEKPILYKFNDPVSGETYENFKVIPKAELNLHEDILVFNSSESKTAEITILANQANLTGTLKLNSEGDWSVKPNQFNVNIAQKGGAQTFKFSIFPPEGQSEITLHPVLETENNMYDQNVISIDYDYIPRQNLIQKAKLKLVKLDIKKKGELIGYIAGAGDVVPEAIGQMGYKVEMLDPSTISANSLKKYDAVVLGIRSFNIIEDLKFQKQELFNYIEEGGNLIVQYNTNRGLVTDQIAPFNLQLSRDRVTNENAKVGFNLPEHVLLNSPNKLGSSDFENWVQERGLYFADSWSSEFEAPLSMNDPNEEPSSGSLLVAKYGKGYYIYTGLSFFRQFPEAVPGAYRLFANMISIGK, encoded by the coding sequence ATGCGGAAAATACTTTTTGCCCTATTCTTACTAGGCTTTACTTTCTCCAATGCACAGGCTCCTGAAAAATGGAGTTCTTCAGATATATATTCAGAAATTAAGAAATTAAACTTCCTAGGATCTGTTCTATATGTGGCAGCACATCCAGATGATGAAAACACCAGGTTGATCTCTCATTTCTCAAATGAAGTGAATGCCAGAACTGCTTACCTTTCCTTAACACGAGGTGATGGTGGTCAAAACCTTGTAGGGCCAGAATTAAGAGAGCAGCTTGGGATGATAAGAACTCAGGAATTACTGGCTGCCAGAAACATCGATGGCGGAGAGCAATTTTTTACCCGTGCTAACGATTTTGGCTACTCCAAAACTCCATCAGAAACACTGGAAATCTGGAACAAAAATGAGGTTCTTAGTGATGTTGTCTGGATCATTCGAAAATTCAGGCCAGATGTGATCATTAACAGGTTTGATCATCGCACACCGGGAAGTACTCACGGGCACCACACTTCTTCTGCCATGCTGAGCGTGGAAGCTTTTGAACTGGCCGGTGATACAAATAAATATCAGGATCAACTGGAACTGGTTGACACCTATGCTCCAAAAAGACTATTTTTTAATACCTCACCATGGTTCTATGGTGGTGCCGAAGCATTTAAAGAAGCTGATAAATCGAGATTCCTGACATTCGATACCGGAACGTACTTTCCATTAAAAGGACTATCCAATCCCGAGATTGCAAGTCTTAGTCGAAGTCAGCATAAATCACAGGGTTTTGGAAGTACCGGAAGTCGTGGCAAGCAAATGGAATATATCGAACTTATCAAAGGTGAAATGCCGACCGATGATTCTAATATTTTCGACGGAATTGATACCAGCTGGAATAGAATTCAGGGAGGTAATGAAATTGGTGCTATTTTATACAAGGTTCAGGAAAAATTCAATTTTGAAGATCCTTCTAAAAGTTTACCAGAACTTCTAAAAGCCTACAATCTCATTCAGGATCTTCAGGATAAACATTGGAGAGAGATAAAAACCCGACAGATTAAGGATATCATTTATGCCAGTTCCGGACTATATCTTGAAGCCATTGCAGATCGATCTTCCGTAACACCTTCAGAAGAAGTTAATATAAAACTGGAAGCTATCAATAGAAGTTCTGCTCAGGTTAAATTAATTTCCGTAGAGCTTGTTCCGAATAATACGAAAATAGAACCAGCAGAAAGTTTGAACAATAATTCATCCTGGAACGAGAATTTAGAATTCCGACTTCCGGGCAATGCAGATTTTACCAATCCATACTGGTTAAAATCTGAAGGTTCCATTGGGATGTATAAAGTAGATGATCAAAATCTGAGAGGTTTACCTCAAACACCACTTCAGAATAAAGCAATATTTAATCTTGAAATTAATGGCGAGCCCATAACTTTTGAGAAACCGATCCTTTACAAATTCAACGACCCGGTTTCCGGAGAAACTTATGAAAATTTTAAGGTGATCCCAAAGGCTGAACTTAATTTACATGAAGATATTCTCGTCTTCAATTCTTCGGAATCTAAAACTGCTGAGATCACGATTCTGGCAAACCAGGCAAATCTAACGGGAACTTTAAAATTAAATTCCGAAGGAGACTGGAGCGTCAAACCAAATCAATTTAATGTAAATATTGCTCAGAAAGGTGGTGCTCAAACATTTAAATTTTCGATTTTTCCTCCTGAAGGTCAAAGTGAAATAACTTTACATCCAGTCCTTGAGACAGAAAATAACATGTATGATCAAAATGTTATTTCGATTGACTACGATTATATTCCCAGGCAGAACCTTATTCAAAAGGCAAAGCTGAAACTGGTAAAATTAGATATTAAGAAAAAAGGCGAACTTATAGGTTACATTGCCGGTGCTGGTGATGTCGTGCCGGAAGCGATAGGCCAGATGGGTTACAAAGTTGAGATGCTCGATCCATCAACAATCAGTGCGAACTCATTAAAAAAATATGATGCCGTGGTTCTTGGAATTCGATCCTTCAATATTATTGAGGATCTGAAATTTCAGAAACAAGAACTTTTCAATTACATAGAGGAAGGTGGGAATCTTATTGTGCAATACAATACCAATCGTGGATTGGTTACAGACCAGATCGCTCCTTTCAACCTGCAGCTTTCTCGGGATAGAGTAACCAATGAAAATGCGAAAGTCGGTTTTAACCTGCCTGAGCACGTGCTCTTAAATTCCCCGAATAAACTGGGAAGTTCAGATTTTGAGAATTGGGTGCAGGAAAGAGGTTTATATTTCGCCGATTCCTGGTCATCAGAATTTGAAGCTCCATTGTCTATGAACGATCCTAATGAAGAGCCATCTTCTGGAAGTTTACTGGTGGCTAAATACGGGAAAGGATATTATATCTATACCGGACTTAGTTTTTTCAGACAATTTCCGGAGGCAGTTCCAGGAGCATATCGACTTTTTGCTAATATGATCTCTATAGGAAAATAA
- a CDS encoding Gfo/Idh/MocA family oxidoreductase, translating to MSQKIKWGILGLGKIAGKFCDGLQHASNAKLYAVASRDLNKAEEFGAKFEAENSYGSYEELLKDEAVQVVYIATPHAFHHEFAIKCIEHGKAVLCEKPFALNYKQASEMISLAREKNVFIMEALWTAFLPHFRDLETKFKNKEYGKLKSLKADFGFPAEFDETKRLFNKSLGGGSLLDIGIYPVFLAYRLLGMPNRITAEAQLAETGVDESCDIKFHYDQNIDVELTSTFKEKTPTEAVLEFEESKVIMNSRFHEPTSITTHQNGKHEVRDYGVENNGYTYEAEHVGEMLLNNKTESDIWSTENTLELMQLLDSIRKEIKLEY from the coding sequence ATGAGTCAAAAAATAAAATGGGGAATTCTGGGTCTTGGAAAGATCGCTGGAAAATTCTGTGATGGATTACAACATGCTTCTAATGCTAAGCTTTATGCAGTAGCAAGTCGTGATCTAAACAAAGCCGAAGAATTCGGTGCTAAATTTGAAGCAGAGAATTCTTATGGCAGCTATGAGGAGCTGTTAAAAGATGAAGCGGTTCAGGTAGTTTATATTGCCACACCCCATGCCTTCCATCATGAATTCGCTATCAAATGTATTGAACATGGTAAAGCTGTACTATGTGAAAAACCATTTGCTTTAAATTATAAGCAGGCAAGCGAAATGATAAGCCTTGCCAGGGAAAAGAATGTTTTTATCATGGAAGCTCTCTGGACCGCGTTCCTACCCCACTTTCGTGACCTGGAAACCAAGTTTAAAAATAAGGAATATGGAAAGCTAAAATCTTTAAAAGCAGATTTCGGGTTTCCAGCAGAATTCGACGAAACTAAAAGGCTGTTCAATAAATCGCTAGGAGGCGGCAGTCTTCTTGATATTGGGATCTATCCAGTATTTCTCGCCTATCGTTTACTCGGTATGCCCAATAGAATTACTGCGGAAGCTCAATTAGCAGAAACCGGAGTTGACGAATCTTGTGATATCAAATTTCACTATGACCAGAATATTGACGTAGAACTCACTTCAACTTTTAAGGAAAAGACTCCTACTGAAGCTGTCTTAGAATTTGAAGAATCTAAAGTAATCATGAATTCAAGGTTTCATGAACCAACTTCGATCACTACCCATCAAAATGGGAAGCATGAAGTGCGTGATTACGGAGTAGAAAATAATGGCTATACATACGAAGCGGAGCATGTAGGAGAAATGCTTCTGAATAATAAAACCGAAAGTGATATCTGGTCTACAGAGAACACACTGGAATTAATGCAGTTACTGGATTCCATTAGGAAAGAGATTAAATTAGAATATTAA
- a CDS encoding DUF2911 domain-containing protein translates to MKRLLAFALVLCTGFAGFAQVEAPQPSPLGKMEQKVGLTDITLEYSRPAMRGRTIFGDLVPFDKVWRTGANLNTIITFSDDVKIGGKELAKGSYAIYTKTQKDQWTVMFYETTNNWGVPQDWDDSKVVLTATAAVEEMPFKMETFTIVIDELKNDSANLNFLWENTVAILQIEVPTDNRTMASIDKVMNGPTAQDYFSAASYYHEAGKDMEKAYTWIKKANEMSEGKAYWMLRRQSLIEAEMGKTKEAIATAKKSLSAAEAANNADYVKMNKESIAEWEAK, encoded by the coding sequence ATGAAAAGATTATTAGCATTTGCTTTAGTGCTCTGCACTGGGTTTGCAGGGTTTGCACAGGTTGAAGCACCACAGCCAAGTCCGCTTGGGAAAATGGAACAAAAAGTTGGGTTAACCGATATCACGCTTGAATATTCCAGGCCTGCAATGAGAGGTCGTACGATTTTTGGAGATCTGGTACCTTTTGATAAGGTTTGGAGAACTGGCGCAAACCTGAACACGATCATTACATTCTCTGATGATGTAAAAATAGGAGGTAAGGAACTGGCTAAAGGTTCTTACGCTATCTACACCAAAACTCAAAAAGACCAATGGACAGTGATGTTCTATGAAACAACGAATAACTGGGGAGTGCCTCAGGATTGGGATGATTCCAAAGTTGTGCTTACCGCCACTGCAGCCGTAGAGGAGATGCCATTCAAAATGGAGACTTTCACTATCGTGATCGACGAACTAAAAAATGATTCAGCAAATCTTAACTTTCTATGGGAGAATACAGTAGCTATTCTACAAATTGAAGTGCCTACAGATAATCGTACCATGGCTAGCATAGATAAGGTGATGAATGGACCAACGGCTCAGGATTATTTCTCAGCAGCATCTTATTATCATGAAGCTGGCAAGGATATGGAGAAAGCATATACCTGGATTAAAAAAGCCAACGAGATGAGTGAAGGTAAAGCATATTGGATGCTTAGAAGACAATCATTAATCGAAGCTGAAATGGGTAAAACCAAGGAAGCTATTGCTACTGCAAAAAAATCTCTTTCTGCTGCAGAAGCTGCTAACAATGCAGATTATGTAAAAATGAATAAAGAATCGATCGCAGAGTGGGAAGCTAAATAA
- a CDS encoding sodium:solute symporter, whose protein sequence is MELIDWIILIGTIAFIVWYGVYQSRGSSNVEDYVGGGKDARWWTIGLSVMATQASAITFLSTPGQAYHDGMGFVQFYFGLPIAIVIICIVFIPIYHRLKVYTAYEYLESRFDQKTRTLTAILFLIQRGLAAGITIFAPAIVLSAVLGWNLTYLTIVIGVLVIIYTVSGGTKAVSVTHKQQMAVILTGMFVAFFIILSYLPEEVTFTKALEIAGTSGKMDVLDFSFDFNNRYTIWSGIIGGTFLMLSYFGTDQSQVQRYLSGESVRESQLGMIFNGLLKVPLQFFILLVGVMVFVFYQFNSAPLNFNPAATETVLNSDYAEQYKDLMLEHDEVQEKKKELGLEYASRTSLDETETANFREQYSSLEKEQFEIREEAKSFIDASDVKAESNDKDYVFIHFILNNLPRGFIGLLLAVILSAAMSSTASELNALASTTVIDLYRRNHKENKSDEHYLAASKWFTLMWGAIAILFASLADLFDNLIQLVNIIGSIFYGNVLGIFLLAFFIKYVRSNAVFIAAIITQIIVIIVFKMDIMPYLWLNVLGCVLVMAIAILIQLFRNDKPQVSTT, encoded by the coding sequence ATGGAATTAATAGACTGGATCATTCTAATTGGTACGATCGCGTTTATCGTATGGTATGGAGTTTACCAGTCTCGCGGAAGTTCGAATGTTGAAGATTATGTTGGAGGAGGTAAAGACGCCAGGTGGTGGACCATCGGCTTATCTGTTATGGCAACCCAGGCAAGTGCGATTACCTTTCTATCAACTCCAGGCCAGGCTTACCACGATGGAATGGGTTTTGTCCAGTTCTATTTTGGTCTTCCCATTGCGATCGTTATTATATGTATCGTGTTTATTCCTATTTATCATAGATTAAAAGTATATACAGCTTACGAGTATCTGGAGTCGCGTTTCGACCAGAAAACAAGAACTTTAACTGCTATACTATTTTTAATTCAGCGCGGACTGGCGGCAGGGATCACCATCTTTGCACCGGCAATCGTGCTTTCAGCTGTTCTGGGCTGGAACCTTACCTATCTTACGATCGTTATTGGTGTATTGGTAATAATCTACACCGTTTCAGGAGGAACGAAGGCGGTAAGTGTTACTCATAAACAACAAATGGCCGTGATCCTAACCGGGATGTTCGTTGCCTTCTTTATAATTCTTAGTTACCTGCCAGAGGAAGTAACCTTCACGAAAGCGCTCGAAATTGCTGGCACCAGCGGCAAAATGGATGTTCTGGATTTTAGCTTCGATTTTAACAACAGGTACACGATATGGAGTGGAATTATTGGTGGCACCTTCCTTATGCTCTCCTACTTCGGAACAGATCAAAGTCAGGTACAACGTTATTTATCTGGTGAATCTGTCAGGGAAAGTCAGTTAGGTATGATCTTTAACGGACTCCTGAAAGTACCGTTGCAATTCTTTATTCTTCTGGTTGGAGTTATGGTTTTTGTCTTTTATCAATTCAATTCTGCTCCCTTAAATTTCAATCCCGCGGCGACCGAAACTGTTCTGAATTCAGATTATGCCGAGCAGTACAAAGATCTTATGCTGGAGCATGATGAAGTTCAGGAGAAGAAAAAGGAACTGGGACTCGAATATGCCTCGAGAACTTCACTGGATGAAACTGAAACTGCCAATTTTAGAGAACAATATTCCAGTCTCGAAAAAGAACAGTTTGAAATTCGGGAGGAGGCAAAGTCTTTTATTGATGCTTCAGATGTGAAAGCAGAAAGCAATGATAAAGATTACGTATTTATTCACTTTATACTGAATAATCTTCCGAGGGGATTTATTGGATTACTGCTTGCTGTAATCTTATCTGCTGCAATGTCTTCCACTGCTTCAGAATTAAATGCGCTGGCGTCAACCACCGTGATCGATTTATACCGAAGAAATCATAAAGAGAATAAAAGTGATGAGCATTACCTGGCAGCTTCGAAATGGTTTACATTAATGTGGGGAGCTATTGCGATCCTGTTTGCTAGTCTTGCCGATCTATTTGATAACTTAATTCAGTTAGTAAACATCATTGGAAGTATTTTTTATGGAAATGTTCTGGGTATTTTCCTACTGGCATTTTTCATAAAATATGTACGAAGCAATGCCGTTTTTATAGCAGCCATTATCACACAGATCATCGTGATCATTGTTTTCAAAATGGATATAATGCCGTACTTATGGTTGAATGTTCTGGGTTGCGTACTGGTAATGGCCATAGCGATACTTATTCAACTTTTTCGAAATGATAAACCTCAAGTAAGCACAACATGA